One region of Streptomyces leeuwenhoekii genomic DNA includes:
- a CDS encoding SpoIIE family protein phosphatase has translation MPSPLSADRPSARPPGRGAVEALIWQARRLKGEVDAVRRDTRHEEAGLRGRWQRALYDLALHQLEDLDAHLAQLRDGPPPACPAAREASRDPDRPASGSLLSRVGSAEWNLLTDAAEWSGELYRILGRAPSAPPLTLDELPSLVHTEDRPKLTAMVTDCLVDGRPVDGEFRVVHPDGAVRTVHMMGEPVLDADGGTASMWAVLRDVSELRRSRRVVSETRDSLRHDGRQAQPGHRAAVESQEAVPPGHGSLRLPRRGGRGMDIAVGRLPSSAATPDGAWCDALPLAGGETLLAAGDPTRTGADEGTAMLLGALRGIALAGARPAELLTLLDRLLGTTAPPAALTGAVCCLYRPATRTLEWARTDHPAPLLFRAGAGRRLLAPDAASQQAGETLRAGDVLLLHSTAPAPRHGGSGTADPFLALAPHLATARTAQEGLRTVVERCGGPGPADGAQVLVARVTT, from the coding sequence GCGGTCGAGGCGCTGATCTGGCAGGCGCGACGGCTCAAGGGCGAGGTGGACGCCGTCCGCCGCGACACCAGGCACGAGGAAGCGGGGCTCCGCGGACGCTGGCAGCGCGCCCTGTACGACCTGGCGCTGCACCAGCTCGAGGACCTCGACGCGCATTTGGCACAGTTGCGGGACGGGCCGCCGCCCGCTTGCCCGGCCGCCCGGGAAGCCTCCCGCGACCCGGACCGGCCCGCCTCCGGTTCCCTGCTGAGCCGGGTGGGCAGCGCCGAATGGAACCTGCTGACCGATGCGGCCGAGTGGTCCGGGGAGCTGTACCGGATCCTCGGACGCGCCCCCTCCGCTCCCCCGCTCACCCTCGACGAGCTGCCCTCGCTGGTGCACACCGAGGACCGGCCGAAGCTGACGGCGATGGTCACGGACTGCCTCGTCGACGGACGGCCGGTCGACGGGGAGTTCCGCGTCGTGCACCCCGACGGAGCCGTACGGACCGTGCACATGATGGGCGAGCCCGTGCTCGACGCCGACGGCGGCACCGCCTCGATGTGGGCGGTGCTGCGGGACGTCAGCGAGCTGCGCCGCAGCCGGCGTGTGGTGAGCGAGACCCGTGACTCGCTCCGGCACGACGGGCGGCAGGCGCAGCCCGGGCACCGGGCCGCGGTCGAGTCGCAGGAGGCCGTGCCACCCGGGCACGGCTCCCTGCGGCTCCCGCGCCGGGGCGGCCGGGGCATGGACATCGCCGTCGGACGCCTGCCGTCATCGGCCGCCACGCCGGACGGCGCATGGTGCGACGCCCTCCCCCTCGCCGGCGGCGAGACACTGCTCGCGGCCGGTGACCCGACCCGGACCGGCGCCGACGAGGGTACGGCGATGCTGCTCGGCGCCCTGCGCGGCATCGCACTGGCGGGTGCCCGGCCGGCCGAACTGCTGACCCTGCTGGACCGGCTGCTCGGCACCACGGCCCCGCCGGCCGCCCTGACCGGCGCGGTGTGCTGCCTCTACCGGCCCGCGACCCGCACGCTCGAATGGGCGCGCACGGACCACCCCGCACCGCTGCTGTTCCGTGCCGGGGCGGGGCGCAGACTGCTCGCACCGGACGCCGCGTCGCAGCAGGCCGGGGAGACCCTGCGAGCGGGCGACGTCCTGCTGCTCCACAGCACGGCTCCGGCGCCGCGGCACGGCGGCAGCGGCACCGCGGACCCGTTCCTCGCCCTGGCCCCGCACCTCGCCACCGCCCGCACCGCGCAGGAAGGACTGCGGACGGTCGTGGAGCGGTGCGGCGGGCCCGGACCCGCGGACGGCGCCCAGGTGCTCGTCGCCAGGGTGACCACGTAG